The genomic segment GCGATTGACGTGTCTATCCACAAATACCTATCCGTCTGAAGCTCTCTCTTcatgtctttgtctctctgtctatttGTCTGTCGACATCGACCCAGATCTGCCGATCTCGATGCATCGATCTcactctgtttcttctcctctttcttccccttctgtcccttggtcgccctgcttctctctcgcgcagGATCTGGGATTCCGGAGTTGCGCACCGTCTTGTCAGGTTCCTTTCTCCCGGACTTTTGTGCATGGCCGACGTTCTTTGCGCGATGCGTAGGCCTCCTGGCGTGTATTTGCGGAGGTTTGTCGGTGGGGAAGGAAGGACCAGTTGTGCATTTGTCTGCGATTCTCGCGACCCAGCTGTGTCGCCTGAGACCGCTCCAAGCTCTCACCGCTTCGCCGTCGAAGTTGCTCTCCATTCTCGACGTTGCAGTCGCCGCTGGCGTCACCGCCACCTTCGGTACGCCCTTCGGTGGGGTCTTGTTCTCGATCGAAGTGACAGCGacgttcttcctcgtgcatgcgctctgGAAGAGCTACTTCTGCTGcatcttctgcgtcctcaCGTTCCGCCTCCTCCATGAGAGGCTGTCTCCTATTGAACAGCTGTACCAAGGCACGCAGCTCCCGAGCTTCGACGTCTCCTGGGAAGTCCTCAGCTTCGCGATTCTCGGCGCCGTCTGCGGGTGTCTCGGTGGCCTCTTCGTCTGGGCTGCGAGCAAAGTTTTTCAACTCTCTCGCAAGCATGTCTATCCAAGTGCTGGCCGAAAGATTCTTTTCGTGTCAGCCGTCATGCTCGCTCTAAACGTTCTCAGCCACCACTCCGTCGTTCTGAAGAGCGAGGTGAGAACTaccgaggaaacgcgacggGAACGCGAGGGCCAGGGAACAAGAAGGCAATCCTTCGGAAGAACTCACGACACTcgagggagaaacaaagcAACGCGGCAAGACGGAAcacagggagaaggagaaggtcGCAGGCTGACCTCTGAGGCCCTATCTCTCCAGAGGCGCTTCAGAGAGAAACCAGGCACACAGAGCGTCGTGACGGGTGTCAAAACGGGTGCCTCGAGCGGATGCACATAGACTTGGCAGGCGATCgccagagaaacggagagttttcgcagaaagagacgggCATtcaaaaggaaagaagagatgcAGCTTCGTGAGAGACAGGATGGGCATTCAGTACGGATAGACAACAGCCAAGTGTGTGAGGGAGAGGAAATGCATTCAGATGAGACGGAACAAACGTTCTCGGCGAAAAACGTCCTTGTCACAGGTCGAGACCGTATCGATACACTTTCGGAGACCGACGCGGCACCGGTAAAATGCAACGTTGAGTAGAGCGCAGATCTCAGAATGAGGCTCGACCGTGTTTTTgttgcgagagaagaaactttCTTCGGTTTTGAGAGACGCTGGACGGCTGTGCAGGATCGGCTCAAACTCGGCGAATTCTTCGACGTCGAGAGCTTGGATACAAACAAATGGAGTTCTcatgtctttctctccctcttcctcttcgtcctcttcaaGTTCGCCGCGACCATTCTTTCCGTCGCCTGTCCTGTCCCCGCCGGAATCTTCACTCCCATCTTCGTTTGTGGAGCTGCTCTAGGTACACATCGGAACTCTtccatgtgcatgcaaatgaGTCGATGTCCGCATCAAGGTGCTCTCTCCGCATCTcgcagaacgcagagactTCCTCCTCACATCCAGATACctacaaatgcatatatgaACTCACATGAATATTCattatatacatgtatatgcatgcgtctaGGCGTCTGCATCTAtgtggggagagagggatGTGCATTTGTGTCTCTCTAGCGCTGTATACAAGATGGAATGTTATTTCCGACCTCGGTGAGACGGTTTTTGTGCTCTCGCAGGGCGGCTGTATGGAAAGATTTTAAGGCATTTTGTGCCTACTCTGTCGTCTCCCGCCGCATACGCCCTTGTTGGAgcggcctctctcgccgcagGAACAACTCGAACAATCAGCGtacgtcttcttcacctcaGTGCCTGCGAACCTCCACACATGTGGAAGCCTTGGAGAGTtccgcatctctctctctctctctatatatatatatatatgtatttatatcCATATTTGTAtttttgtatgtatgtatgtatatatgtatgtgtatgttcATTCGTGTACATGCATAGTTGTccctctgtgcatgcagtatGTTGAGGACAATGAGACAGGGGCATTGTTTGTCGACACGGAGGGAGGCAGTCGCCAAAGGCACCGCGTCGTTCGCTGGTGCGAGCCGCggcttctttctgtccttcttcctgcatGCCTGTATCCTGTGTGCGCCTTGCGCCTGTCTCGAGAGAATCCGACACACTTAATTTACAATTTTGACAGACTTCCACTTTGAAAAAGTCGACCATGTTACAACTTACATTAAGAAAAGAAATATCTTACAGTTACGAAAAACATGGTGTGCCTTGACGTTTACCTGTACAGATGGATAACTATACATCTTTACCAATATTCATATCAACCTATACATACGTAAATattatgtatgcatgtacgtATGTAAATTCAAgtaaatgtatatacatatatatatatatatatatgtatatttatatgtgcatgtatggatgtatatatgtatatgtatgtaggtaAAGGTGGAGGTGTGCTGTGGCATGTCCGAGGCTGTGTGCGCATGCGTTGCGTTTCGGCTTCGTCAGTGGCTTTGTGTCTCAggatttcgtttcttctttgcgcAGGTCAGCGTGATTGTTTTCGAGCTTACAGGAAAACTAAGTCACATGATTCcagttcttctcgccgttctcaTTGCCTACGGGGTCAACGGCTTCTTCACGATTTCGATCTACGACGTCATGCTGCTGATCAAAGACCTGCCGTATGTGCCCAAGCTGAAGTCCATGCATGCGTACAATCTCCAGGCCAAAGACATCATGGCGGCGACGGCTTATAGTCGGAGAGCGGTCGGCACAGCGACGGCGGAGGGCGAgggccgaggagacagccgcgacagcagagacgtcAGGCTGTGCACTGATGGCCTGTCGAGAAGGCGAGTGCAGAACGAGGACTTGCCCTTGACTGTGGAGATCGAGCTGCCTTGGCTCCGAAGCGAGCAGGCAAGaacaagcgagaagagatACGAAAGCACGGGCAAACACGACAGCAGCTCCCggccctcttctcctgttccGCTTCTCTTGAAAGAGAAAGATGCAGGGAACGCGGTGCTCAtgcagagcgaggaagagacgaccGAATCTAGCGGCGACTCTCCCGCCGGCGGGTCTCTTTCCGGTGTCTGCCGATGGAGCAGCtcggctgtacgtacacacgAGATGGGGACGGAACTCCGAGGAGATCATTGCGGCAGCGACTCCATGCcgggcagaggagaaggcgaatcAAGCGGCGACGAGATCGAGGAAACGCGCGACCACGATGTCGGCTGTTTCGACGAAACGCCGTCGCcggaagatgaagaagatgcgTTCATCGTAGCCATcgacaaggagagaagcactgTTCTGGACCTCGtgttctgtcgccttctttaCGCAGGCGTCGCGATTCCAGTGGTGTCGAGCGTTGCGCATCCGCGCGTTGAAGGcgccgttcctctctctgctctggaCAGGTACTTGGCTTCTCTTGACAtcatctctgtctcgccttctgctccgACCCccgccgtcttctcgcccttcTCCCCTCGGCCTCTGTCGCGGCCGCCGGCCTTCCGCGATTCGCGTTTCCCTCGCAGAAAGCGCCTGTCTCTACAGCGGCTCGGCGGCCAAGTGCGGCGGCTCCTTGTTCGGGACtccgggagagaaaggcgttcgtacggaagcggagaaagaagaagactggagaACAGAGGCGGACGCAGTCGCGACCCAGGCCCCACACAGACACAAGGAGCGGACAAACCGGGGAAATATGTTCTCTGGaaagccacagaagaagaagaggaggaggaggaagaggaagaagaagaggaggaagaagaggaggagaccgATGCGGGACTTCCAGGAGCAGAAGGGAGAACTGGGTGGAGATCGTGCGCAGAGActggaagaggaagcagctcTGAAGAGGCATCCGGAGCGAGAATGGAAATccaagagcgaagacgaacaaAAGAGAGCCGAAGGACggacgcagacagaaaaagaggcagCAGAGTCGCTGCTGCGCGTCGCCACCAGCGGAGACAGTGTCAtgagacagacgaaagcgagaaagaaggcacaGTCGCCGGACAACGGAGTGAAACAGGTAGAatcagagagacaaacagaaagagagaagaaagagagaggcgaaggagagaggcgaaggagagaggctgaggcgaagaagaaggggagaaagagagggagatagcgaagggaaaagaaacagattCAAAGACCGGAAGATAAACAAAGAGCGGACCAGAACGAAGCTTTTGGTCAGTTTCAATATCCAGGGCAGGGCGCTGAATTGGATACCCAGAGAACTGTGCACTCTGTCGCTATCTCgttgctcttctcgctcttgtgTAAGGCtgcctgtttccttctttcttgaCGTATGTTCGcagagcaaagagagaggacagccATGCGTCGGCGTCAGTTCGTCTCAGACGAGACGATGGCGCACAGTGAACTCACGCGACTTGCCACTGAAGAAATGcgcgcagaggaagaggagacttTGGCGACTGTGACTCGTCGAATTCTCGCGCGAGTGGTGAGACTCTAAAGGGTCCAGGTTTCACCATTTTTCGAGCTAGcggaaagaaacgcaagaTGTGAGGGCTGTTGAGAGGACGAAAGAGGCagttctctgcatgcattttgaACTCTCGTCCTGCTGAGACTTCCCTGGATCTCCGACGCTAGCGGGTGCACATGATGTTCCTGCGTGCTTCACTCGAAAACGCTTTGCACGCAAGCTGTCTAGACAGTGTCTGGgagcacagagacagaaaatcAGCTGGTCTCCGCGAATCCGAGTGTGATTGTCTATCTGCCTATCTGAATAGAGTTCTGtatgaagagaaggaagtctGTGGCTATTTTTCTATCCGCGTATCTATTATCTATGTCTTGGTCGACAGCTACGTCTGCATCTGCATCATGTGTACCTGCAGCTATTTTTGACATATTTTTCAGTTTTGGTAAAACGCTTGTATGGTCCACCAAAAGGTCTTCTGGTGTCttccttgcatgcactggcttccttcgtcgcctctttcCGATTCGCGAGACCTTCGGCATCTGCgacttctttccttcctctcgtggGTGTTGCATGCATTTGGAAGTTGCACTTGGCACGACTCCCCGAGGTGGACTCCTGCATGGCATCTCGAAGGTCTCTGCTCAGTGGATCCAAGTTTTCCTTtgcgtctgtgcatgcgccgcttATTCAGCTCGCGCTTTACTCCCCCGTCGAACTCCTCTGTCTAGACAGCTTCCCCATCGACTGGACTCGCCTCGAGGTCGACgcggcgcctctctgtgtccttccAGGAACTCCCGTGGTAgacgagaaaacaagaagaaacaaggcTCTCTGCACAGCTGAGAAGAGGGCAAAAGCCACAGGCTCGCGTTTTTATATTTATCTGTAGAGCGGAACCCCCCCGTGTCAACGGACAGCTGCATAGAGGAACATGTAAAACAGGCAAGCATGTAGGACTGCATATACATCTACGGAActctacacatgcatatatatacatatatatatacatatatatatacatatatatatatttgtttTTTTTAATTGTTTGTTTATGCTTGGATGGGGGTGTCGGAGGAGTGTAGAAGCATGCGAACACCCCTGGTCGTTTTAGCATGAACCTCTGTGCACGGTGTTCGCAGATTGGATCTAAGTCTAAGCCAGCGTTGGTCGCTAGGAAGCGTCTTTTTGCGGGCGATTTATTGCCTGTATTTTCcctgttgcatgcagagcaaaGTTCACTTCATGTTCACCATGCTCTTTCTGGGCCAGGTCTTCGTCTCCGACAACGCTGGCTTGCTTCTGGGTAagcctcgctttctcctttgcatgcagcgcgaagcagacacagatcttgcatgcagcgagaaCCATTTGTTGAAAC from the Toxoplasma gondii ME49 chromosome IX, whole genome shotgun sequence genome contains:
- a CDS encoding chloride transporter, chloride channel (ClC) family protein (encoded by transcript TGME49_290330~Predicted trans-membrane domain (TMHMM2.0):524-547:567-590:670-693:699-722:744-767:786-806:825-843:849-872:891-914:926-949) — translated: MHLDALQSLCLLPNRLARRSLQTSGDAEEETRQDRRSGDVKMENRHACGLAGMASPVFNRGPSSPKTGAVSRETGLPDARRTPSVSPASSSRPCSALLSGASNRHPTPSSAFSVSSPSSSVSSPPVCLRSQASSASLRPSEEGEVVDAPCGRRQSALSHAFSGKKSSQKSSGSFSQPRTLHLRLSDWSRRDRGPLRREGGDILLAESSADTLEPQPRLHLACDFPSVCSLTSPHTECRDLHVASRPVVVGEDALRDQRSLEEERREEAGSRGDAETFGATPRNETTPAASVLSSAGAGTPCTSFVDADPRFCRRFPRAYLRLTSETSVADGEESGGFAGVSERARTDRAGGGDPGGVRRLLKRMQRLRQRPPCRERERQRGDSRDGFKHKASASAWFSGDAFRRELRKKCFQCSRTWRKLSRDPYSGAHARSVNIVDLYAAYDEVHEAPHNENLHSQLFSRVLSPSKRTGEKNDKASSAQRQKEAARDTPIFASSNSQERVSTAPPTTLRRCLYTSHGFCGRERISLWIALVLIGILTALVSYFLDWGVDFVLLPLQENAVQRHSYTAIFAYSVACAVVATACCLLVPQSQGSGIPELRTVLSGSFLPDFCAWPTFFARCVGLLACICGGLSVGKEGPVVHLSAILATQLCRLRPLQALTASPSKLLSILDVAVAAGVTATFGTPFGGVLFSIEVTATFFLVHALWKSYFCCIFCVLTFRLLHERLSPIEQLYQGTQLPSFDVSWEVLSFAILGAVCGCLGGLFVWAASKVFQLSRKHVYPSAGRKILFVSAVMLALNVLSHHSVVLKSEDRLKLGEFFDVESLDTNKWSSHVFLSLFLFVLFKFAATILSVACPVPAGIFTPIFVCGAALGRLYGKILRHFVPTLSSPAAYALVGAASLAAGTTRTISVSVIVFELTGKLSHMIPVLLAVLIAYGVNGFFTISIYDVMLLIKDLPYVPKLKSMHAYNLQAKDIMAATAYSRRAVGTATAEGEGRGDSRDSRDVRLCTDGLSRRRVQNEDLPLTVEIELPWLRSEQARTSEKRYESTGKHDSSSRPSSPVPLLLKEKDAGNAVLMQSEEETTESSGDSPAGGSLSGVCRWSSSAVRTHEMGTELRGDHCGSDSMPGRGEGESSGDEIEETRDHDVGCFDETPSPEDEEDAFIVAIDKERSTVLDLVFCRLLYAGVAIPVVSSVAHPRVEGAVPLSALDRYLASLDIISVSPSAPTPAVFSPFSPRPLSRPPAFRDSRFPRRKRLSLQRLGGQVRRLLVRDSGRERRSYGSGERRRLENRGGRSRDPGPTQTQGADKPGKYVLWKATEEEEEEEEEEEEEEEEEEETDAGLPGAEGRTGWRSCAETGRGSSSEEASGARMEIQERRRTKESRRTDADRKRGSRVAAARRHQRRQCHETDESEKEGTVAGQRSETEQRERTAMRRRQFVSDETMAHSELTRLATEEMRAEEEETLATVTRRILARVLALYSPVELLCLDSFPIDWTRLEVDAAPLCVLPGTPVSKVHFMFTMLFLGQVFVSDNAGLLLGVITKQSLMQADDAATSSLSPGTREGCQRQANTVKETFHLFSLLKSEIRRLCRPARLHARHKFPVRIS